GCCGATTTCGGCGAGCGACTGCAGCCAGTCGGAGTGGGCCTCCTGGTAGTAGATCGGAAGGCCGTCGGCTGGCCCGACCGGTGTTGAGTTGTACGCGGGAAAGATCCGCTCATAGCTCTCGAGCCCCCAGCCGAACCACGGCTTGTCCATGGCCATCTGCAGGGTGTCGCGGTAGAGAGCGGAGCGTTTTGGCCCCGGAATGTCGGCGCCGATGTCGGCCAGCTGCTGACGTGTCGTCTGAAGCCGGTCCAGGATTGCGGGCTCTCCCAGCTTGTAGACCGCCAGTGCGCCGGTGCCCGCAAGGATGAGGGTGAGTGAAACAACCGGCCAGGCCCTGCGTTCGTCACGGTGCCGGTGACGTGTGAGCTGGAACACGCCATGGACGAGAGCGATTGTGAGCAGGACGGCGATGAGCACCGTGGATGAGCGGGATGTGCTCAGGGGTATGGTTGCCGCGATGAAGAGCAGTGCGATTCCCCACATCAGCGCCGGCGAGTCGAGGATGTACCGGCTCTCGCGGTGGAATGCGTGATGGAACACGAGCCCAAGGCATGCGGAAGCCATGAGAATTGAGAATGCGCCCCAATGATTGTGGTAAACAAAGGTCGCGAAGAAGGCGCCGGTGGGGGCATGCTGCAGGCCGAAAAAGATGTCCTGCGCCATCAGTTTCTGAAGCGTGCCGAAGACTGCCAGGACGAATGCGTTTGCAGCCAGCACGCGAAGCAGCAGGCGCAGGGCGTGCCGGGAGCGGACGCAGAGAAACAGGTTGAATCCGGTGAGGAAGCATCCGGAGAGCAGCCAGAGTTCGCGGAGGGATCTGGCGCCGTCCGCGCTGCTTGGCCAGAGCGCCGGGATGGGGCGCACGAACCAGCGCGTTTCGCCATCAAAGGTGCGCGGAAACAGGTTGGGTGTTCGGGATGCGACCATGATCAGGACGGCAAGGATGGCCATGGGGACGAGCCACTGGAACGGACTGAATCGACCGGGCTGCCTCCGCCGTGCGCGCGCGAGGAATTCCCAGATTGTGATCGCGAAGGCCGGAGAGACCAGGACGCAGAGGATCGGCTTCGACCACCAGATTTTCCCTCCGAACATCCAGGCCGAGGCCACTATGACAAGCGCTGCGTGGGCGAGCGCCCATCGTGATCGCAGAAAGAGCGTGGAAGTGAGGGGTGACGGGAACTCCCGGGATGTCATGACGCCGTTTCGCGCGCGTGCCGGAGGCCCGCATAGAACGCCTCGAGCAGACGGCCTCCAACCGACCATGAAAATGCGCGGGCCGCCCATGCCCGGGCTCGTTGTCCACGCGCCTTCAACTGCTCCGGGCTCTCGGCAAGCGCTTCGCGCAGGGCACCGGCGTAGTCCTTCCAGGGGACGCACCAGCCGGCATCCTCGGATGCCAGCGCCTTCCACGGCGTGCTGTCGGTAACCAGCGCGGGAATGCCGGCTGCCAGGGCCTCGGCCACGACAGATCCAAAGTTTTCGGAGTGGGAGGGCAGCAGGCACAGGGATGCGGCGGGATAGGGTGCGGGGCGTCCCGCGCCGTCATGCACCTCAATCCGGTCGGATCCTCCGGAGCGATAGATATAGGAGCGGAGCTGTCTCACGGAATACTGTTCCGGGATGCCGACCAGGAGGAGCATCCAGTCCCTGGGTGCCAGTTCTATCCAGAGGTCGATCAGTTCGAGGATGCGCTTCTTCCCATGAAAGCGTGAATAGAAAAGGGCGGTGCGCTGTGTCAGCGTGGCGGGGCAGATTTCATTCCATTGGGAACGCGCGCCGGCGAGGTCGATGTCCGCCGGCACGTCGACACCGAGTGGCGCCATGCATACGGGCTGGATGAACCCAAGGTCCCGGATGTCTTGCGCTTCCTCGGCACTGGTTGCATGCCAGCCGGATGCCGCCTGAAACGCACCGGGGTGAACAAATCGCTCCGCGAAAGCCTTGTTCCAGCGGTGGTGCCGCCATGCCCATGGCGACATCATGCCGCGGGGCGAAATGACCAGCGGAACGCCCGCCTTGTTCGCAAACTGGTGAGCGGTATGAAGCGGCCTGAGCCACAGTCCGTGCACGTGAACGATGTCAGGACTGATCCTTTCAAGCGTCGAGCGAAGCCCGGGCATTGGACACAGCGCCTTGGGGAGGCCTCCGCGCAGGATCCTCACAGTCAGCGAGCCCTCCTCCTCCAATCTGGCCCCGGGACCCGACGCAAGGAGCTCAACGCGATTGCCCAGTCCAGCCTGGGCCCGGGACAGCGCGAGGACCGCCTTGCTTGGACCGCCATGCCGTGGGTCTAGGCTCGCAACGATATGGCAAATGGTCATTCTTGGGTGAGCACGCTAGGTTTGAGCAGGCAGGCCGGTCAACCGCGCAAACTGCGCGAGCAGGTCGTCCGCGGTGGATTCGAAATCATACCGCCGCACGCTTTCCTGCGCCCGCGCGGCGATCCCTGTTCTAAGGGAGGAATCGTTCAGCAGCCTGAACAGGCAGTCTTCCAATTGGCCGACCCGATCCCGGGCGGATTGGTCGAATTGGAGGCCGTTGACGCCGGAGACAATGACATCGCGGTAGCAATCGAGGCGCGACAATACGGGCGCAGCGCCGGCGGCCATGGCCTCCAGCGGAGCGACGCTCAATCCCTCTCCCCGGGTTGCAAGGCTCGGATAGCAGAAGATGTCGATGGATCCATAGACTTCGCTCAATATCTCCGAGTCATAGCTGGGTCCGCGAAATTCGAGGCGGTCGGCGAGGAGAGGCTGGTATCGCCTTTGCAACGATGCCAGGTAGCCCGCACCACCGCCGCCTTCTCGAACGTCGACCGGTCCCATGAGCACCAACCTCCACTCGGGCAGCGTATGACGTCCTTTGGCAAGACCGGCAGCGGCGTCGAGGAGCAGCTCCAACCCTTTCTCGGGATGAATTCTTCCGACATAGGCGATCGTGACTGGCCCAGCACGGGCGGCCTGGCGGGAGTGCCGCCGGAGCCCTGCCCAATCAATTGACTGTCGGAGAACGGATACACGGCTGGCGGCTCCGGGGTTTTCGCGGATCGCCTTGTCGGCGACGGCCTGCGAGGTTGCGAGGATGAGATCCACCTTTCCGTAGAGGCGCACCTGTCCCTTTGGCATGCGACCGAGCACGACCGCCACGCGGCCGGGATCACGGCGGCGGCCCGCGATGAGGAAAGGCAGCGAAACCGTATTGCACACCACCAGGTCTGCAGGCGGCAACGCCGGGGCCACGCGTCGCCCCCAAAGAAAATCGCGCCACAGGTTGCGCGGCAGTGAGCGCGTGTGATCGCGCCCGGGAATGCGCAGGTGGGTGAGTCCTCCGATCGTTTCCCGATCCGGGAGGCCGGGCCAGGTGCGCGAGATCACGCACACCTCGTGACCGCGCGCCGCAAACAGCCCGGCGAGACGTCCCCATATCTTTTCCATCGCGCCCCCGCTCACGGCGGGCACGGGAAGGAAGAAACCCATGACGATTGTCAGGCGCATCAGCGTGCAAGTGCGGATTCCAGGGCCAGCTGCAGGCCGGCCGCGGCGTGCTCGTAGGAGTACCGGCGGATGCGCTGGCGAACAGCGCGGCGGATCCCGGCACCCCGGGAGTGAAGGTCATCGAGGGCGCGCGCGAGGGTCGTTCCCAGGGCGGCCGGCTCCTCCGACGGAAAGACCCAGCCGGTTTCGCCGTCGCTCACGAGATCCTGCTGGCATCCCACGCGGTCGCTGACCAGGCACGGGGTCCCCATCTCCATCGCCTCGTTGACTGCCAGTCCCCAGCTCTCATGGATGCCATTAGAGGGAAGGACAAACAGGGAGGCCGCCAGATAACACGCCGGCATTTCGCTTTGATTCGCAAAGGGAAGAAAATGCACCGAGACACCGGCCGCGTCGAATGCGGCGGCCTGAGCCTGGAGGGCGGACTTCTCCGGGCCGTCGCCGACATAGAGAAGGACGGTGTTTGCCGGAGCGAGTTCGAGAAACGCGTCGAGCAGAAGGCGGGGTTGCTTCCAGGGCACGAGTTTCCCGGCAAAAAGCACCAGAGTCGCATCGGCCGAAATGCCGAGCCGTCCGCGAAGCGCACGGGCGCGCTGCTGGTGGGTGGAAAGTTCGGGGGAGAAATGACGACTGTTGACGGCATGCGGCGCGAAGAAGAGCCGTGATTCAGGGACGCCGAACGCCTTGAAATAGTCGCGGTTCGCCTTCCCGACATAGGTGACGCCGGCAAACCGCGCGAAGAGGGTCCGCATGGCCAGCCCGCGGAGCCCGCGGTGTGGTGGTCGGCCGAGCAGGTGGGAGTCCCCGCGGAACAGCAGGGGAACCCTCCTGAACCAGTTCCACAGGATGACAATCATGTGGCTCGCATAGGCGTATCCGAACAGGAGAATGGCATCGGGTTTCCACGCATCCAGGCGGCGGGTGAGACCGGGGTTGTGGAGCCCCGAAAAGCGTTCGCTTGTGGGATGACTGGAGCTGTTGGGCACGAATTCGTGATCATAACCGCACAGGAGGTCCACATCCCAGGCGATGGTGCGATCGAATCCGGGGTCATGCGTGGGTGTCGCGCCCGCATTCCAGAGGTAGAAGACGCGAATTTTCAGCGACGTGTTTTCCGACAGCCAGCGGAACCACGGGCTGTAGTACTGGGTGGGATGCGAGAGCACGATCGCGAGCCGCGCAGCCCGTGCAGTCACGGTGTTCGGTTGCAGGGTCACTCGAGAAAATGCTTGAGCACAAAGGGCACGCCGAGAACGGCCACCGCGGCCTGCGAGAGCGAGGCGATCCATGCGCTCATCGGAAGTTCAATCTGAAACGACCATGCCAGCAGCAGCACCATCAGCATTCCGGGGTAGGAGATGAGGGGGGAACAGCGGGTCCAGACACCCGCGAGTTTGGTGCATGCACCGATGATCGCGCCTAGGGATGCGAGGCCGAGGAATCCGAAGTTGGCGAAGGCCTCGGCGACCACGCCGAAACCAATGGTGGTTCGGAGGGTGCTCTCCTCATCCTGGAGCCCGTAGTAGGTGGCAAGCCGTTGCGTGCTCACGTGCCCCATCGGCTTGTCCGGCCAGAAAATCCGGGGAATGAGCTGGGGCAGGATGTGTCCGTAGGTCTGGCCATCGAGATAGGGCTGCCGTGCGGGGGTGGCGTCGACCACGAGCGTGAGCATGTGAAGCAGCGAGGTGCGCTCGATGAGTTTTCGGGATACGAAGATGTCGCCGGAGGCTTGGGATCGCGGCGTCAATCCGTGCTGGACCCATTCCGCAAAGAACGACGGGAGCTCCCAGAAGGTGGGCGGCGGCGCCTCGTTCTCCCAGTACTTCATGCGCATCGCGCTCTTCCCGTTGTGGAGGATGGCCATGCATGCGAACAGCAGGAGACAGGCCGCCAGGGGAATGCGCTTCCCGCCGGAGACATAACCGATCAGGGCGAGCACAAGGAGTGAAAGGCCGCTCACCAGGAAGAGTGTCGACACAAGCAGGAGCGACTGCAGGGCAAGCAGGGATCCGAAATAGATCCTGTCACGCCGATGGAGCTCGCCGGCCCCCCATTTTCGGCTGAGCAGAAAGGTGCAGAGCGTGCCCACACCGTAGCCAATGGCGCGGAAGATGCTGTTGAGCTCCGGTGGGATCAGATCGGTGAATTCCGAGAGGAGCGTGTAGAGTGTGGAGATCCCCATGCCGACCCGGAGGTAGCGATCGACGGGTCCCGTGAAAAGCGGCAGAGACCACCAGGGGCCGATCCTTGGAACCCCGGGAACCAGCTCATAGGTCGCGATTGCGCAGAGCTGGAAGAGTATCACGCCCCACGCTGCCGCTGTGACGCTTTCCACGGGATAGTGACGCAGCAGTTCATGGCCCCCGAGCAACGGCAGCGCAAAACTGTTGAACCCCGTGATCATGAAGGTCTGGAAAACCGGAAAGGAACTCTCCTGGCGTCTTGCCCAGCGCAGGCCCGGCAGAACGGATAGTATGAGAATCGCCAGGCCCTGGAAGCGGTGGAGCGGATCGTCAATCGGGGTGACGAATCCGAAATAGACGCAGAGCGCCAGCGTTGCCAGAAGGCCGCTGCGGAAGAGCAGCGTGGCATTTTTCTCGGAAAGCGGAGAGGCTGCTCCGAAGGAGAGGACGGGCTCCGTCTCCGGCTGAGCTTCGGTTTCAGCGAGGTTCATGACTGGACGTCGGAGCCTGATCATTGGCACTCCGTGTCACCCGGTCAAACAACTCACACTGCCGGCGCGTCAGTGTTTGCACACTGTAGTGGTCGTGGAAATACGCAGTCTCGCGCGGAGGAACCGCGCCCGGAGGGAAACCCTTCAGCGCCGCCTGAAGGAAGGAAAGGACCGCGGGATGAGAACGATTGGACGCCGGGCTGTCCTCGACAACAGCGACGACGCATCCCCCCAGTGGCCGCAGCAGGTCGCGCAGCAGGCTGCGTTCGCGAACGACGGCCAGGATCGGCCTGCCGGAAAGAAAATAGGGGTGGAGCTTTGAAGGGGAATAGGCGGGGTCGGCCGCTGCAAGCAGCAGGACACCATCGGCCTGGGACTGCCACCTCAGGCTCTGCAGGTAGGTGGTGCGTCCGGCAGTCTCGTGCACCTGCGCCTGGAGATTCAGCCGTGCGGCAATGGGAAGGATGTCAGATGTAGTCGCGGGCACCGCTGCGTAGGTGGTGCCGACAAAATGAAGATGCAGGCGCCGCGCCTCGACGGGCTGGCTGCGTGCGAGTTCATGCAGCGACTGCAGCACCGCCTCAATCGCCGTCAGCCCGATGGGTCCTGCAGCTCCGGTATAGACGAGATGCACCTCTCCGTGTTCGCGGGACAATTCCGGAATTTGAGCCGCGAGTCCGGCGGACGCGGCCGCGAGATCCTCCCGGCTTCCGCCGAACTCGATTGTTTCGGACGGGCGGCCGCTCATCCAAGGATAGCGGTGGCGGAGATCGTCGAGGTAGCGGGGCGATACGCTCATGAAGCCGCTGGCTCGGGAAAAGGACGGCTCCTCAAGGACCCGGGCGACCATGCGCGCGAATCCGTATTTCCATCCGCCAGGTGGGCGAGTGCCGGTGTCTTCGTAGTGGCTGGTCTGCCAGGGGTCCTGGATGTCGATCACGTACGGAATGCCCGTGTCCCTCCTCCAGAGGCGAGCCGCAAAGGTTGCGACAAACTCCGTCGTCGATACGAACACCAGGTCGATGCGCTCACGTTTGATGATCTCCAGTCCGGAGCGCCAGAGGTGCCGCCAGGAACGCAGTCCGAGGCTGCCAACACCCACGATGCGGCAAAGCGCCCGCGAAACCGCGCCGCAGCGATAGATCGGCAAGTTTGCAGGCAGGATCGCACCCAGCTCAGGCTCAATCACGCCGTCGGCTTGCGCGGAATCCACGCAGAGCAACACGGGATTCCAGCCCCATGCCCGATAGTGGGGGAGACTCATTCGGACTCTTTGCAGGTCGGGAGCGCTGAGGGGAAGCCACCGCGGGCAAACGATCAGCACGCGTTTCATGTCAGCGGCAATGCGCGAAAAGGTTCATTCAGCGCCCTATCGGCCTCGGAAACCACGATGGGTTTGTCGGTCTCCCAAGAGTAGACAAATTGGCCGGCCGTCCACGCGTCGTCGCGCGCCTTTTCCTGCCGCACGGGCGAGTCGAAATAGGCGTCGATTTCCCGGGCCGACTTGGCGGGGTCCTCCAGGTCGAGTTTCACACCCGCAGAACGAAGCGCGCGCCCAAGGGACAACTGGGCCTTCGTGGTTGAATAGGCGACGGGCAGTCCTGCGAGAAGGTAGGTGTAGATCTTGTTTGTGAGACAGAAGTCGCGATTGGCCGGGGTGGACAAATCAACAGCGAGGCCAAGGTCGAACGGAGAGCAGAGCATGACCATGCTTTCGGCGGGTTCCCTCGGCAGAAAGTAGATCTGCCCCCGGAACCCCGCGAGGCTGGCAATCTGCTTCAACGCCTCGGGGAAATCGCGTTCCGGAGTGCCGCGAAGAAACAGGTCGCAAGGGGTGCGGCACCTGCCAAGGATGGCCACCACGGGCTCGAGGCCGCGGCCGCGACCGATTGTCTGCGAGAACCAGTACAGGCGGGCTCGCTCAGTGTTCTTTACGCGCCTGTTCCGCGGTTGAATCGAGGGGCCCATGGAGCGCGGGAATGTGTTGAGCAGTATGCTTGGCCGGCGAACGCCCCGGGTTGCCACGTACTCGTCGGCGATCATCGGGGAGGAGGCGGTCAGGTAGGCGCAGAGTGGCATCAGGGACCATTCTATCTTGTCCAGCCCGCGCTGGCGGACCTTGCTGCGCACGACGGCGTCCGTCTCCGCGGGGTGATAGTCCTCGGCGTCAAATCCAAGCAGCGTGCCGGCATGGTGCGCACCGGCGGCGGCGGCGCAGAGTCCCGACGGGGTGTGGCCGATGTAAAGGCCTGCTCTGACACCGCGGGCCGCCGCCGAAAGCGCTGGGATCGACGCATGCTCCGCGCGCATCGCCA
Above is a genomic segment from Opitutaceae bacterium containing:
- a CDS encoding O-antigen ligase family protein, coding for MTSREFPSPLTSTLFLRSRWALAHAALVIVASAWMFGGKIWWSKPILCVLVSPAFAITIWEFLARARRRQPGRFSPFQWLVPMAILAVLIMVASRTPNLFPRTFDGETRWFVRPIPALWPSSADGARSLRELWLLSGCFLTGFNLFLCVRSRHALRLLLRVLAANAFVLAVFGTLQKLMAQDIFFGLQHAPTGAFFATFVYHNHWGAFSILMASACLGLVFHHAFHRESRYILDSPALMWGIALLFIAATIPLSTSRSSTVLIAVLLTIALVHGVFQLTRHRHRDERRAWPVVSLTLILAGTGALAVYKLGEPAILDRLQTTRQQLADIGADIPGPKRSALYRDTLQMAMDKPWFGWGLESYERIFPAYNSTPVGPADGLPIYYQEAHSDWLQSLAEIGIVGTLLLAASAVWPLWVLRRHIAGHPVAMYLLLGSALVSLYAALEFPFANPAVVASWWVLFFAGLRYAALSEAR
- a CDS encoding glycosyltransferase translates to MTICHIVASLDPRHGGPSKAVLALSRAQAGLGNRVELLASGPGARLEEEGSLTVRILRGGLPKALCPMPGLRSTLERISPDIVHVHGLWLRPLHTAHQFANKAGVPLVISPRGMMSPWAWRHHRWNKAFAERFVHPGAFQAASGWHATSAEEAQDIRDLGFIQPVCMAPLGVDVPADIDLAGARSQWNEICPATLTQRTALFYSRFHGKKRILELIDLWIELAPRDWMLLLVGIPEQYSVRQLRSYIYRSGGSDRIEVHDGAGRPAPYPAASLCLLPSHSENFGSVVAEALAAGIPALVTDSTPWKALASEDAGWCVPWKDYAGALREALAESPEQLKARGQRARAWAARAFSWSVGGRLLEAFYAGLRHARETAS
- a CDS encoding glycosyltransferase family 4 protein, producing MRLTIVMGFFLPVPAVSGGAMEKIWGRLAGLFAARGHEVCVISRTWPGLPDRETIGGLTHLRIPGRDHTRSLPRNLWRDFLWGRRVAPALPPADLVVCNTVSLPFLIAGRRRDPGRVAVVLGRMPKGQVRLYGKVDLILATSQAVADKAIRENPGAASRVSVLRQSIDWAGLRRHSRQAARAGPVTIAYVGRIHPEKGLELLLDAAAGLAKGRHTLPEWRLVLMGPVDVREGGGGAGYLASLQRRYQPLLADRLEFRGPSYDSEILSEVYGSIDIFCYPSLATRGEGLSVAPLEAMAAGAAPVLSRLDCYRDVIVSGVNGLQFDQSARDRVGQLEDCLFRLLNDSSLRTGIAARAQESVRRYDFESTADDLLAQFARLTGLPAQT
- a CDS encoding glycosyltransferase family 4 protein, which encodes MTLQPNTVTARAARLAIVLSHPTQYYSPWFRWLSENTSLKIRVFYLWNAGATPTHDPGFDRTIAWDVDLLCGYDHEFVPNSSSHPTSERFSGLHNPGLTRRLDAWKPDAILLFGYAYASHMIVILWNWFRRVPLLFRGDSHLLGRPPHRGLRGLAMRTLFARFAGVTYVGKANRDYFKAFGVPESRLFFAPHAVNSRHFSPELSTHQQRARALRGRLGISADATLVLFAGKLVPWKQPRLLLDAFLELAPANTVLLYVGDGPEKSALQAQAAAFDAAGVSVHFLPFANQSEMPACYLAASLFVLPSNGIHESWGLAVNEAMEMGTPCLVSDRVGCQQDLVSDGETGWVFPSEEPAALGTTLARALDDLHSRGAGIRRAVRQRIRRYSYEHAAAGLQLALESALAR